A genomic stretch from Bradyrhizobium quebecense includes:
- a CDS encoding glycosyltransferase family 39 protein, with product MTAMRLVYAHALDLRTDEAYYWTWSTENVLSFLDHPPMVAWFIRFGTAILGDTNLGVRLGGIVAMLATQLLLADIVRRVTSNNVRAVMLALLLPEAALYYGLLMAKVAPDTALIPFSVAMLWSLVRLAQSNDGRWWLAAGLFAGLSLLSKFTAIMFAPAVLAFALVPDWRWRWLRSPYPYLAALIAIVVFAPVLIWNAEHDWASFRFQAVRATAERAFTLRTLGEFIGMQFGLVGFVLLPVTLFGTVLTAWRGYSRREPVAILLATAVLVPFVYFLWKSLTLRVGDTWPMFLWPAGFAALAINVTRMPFEGWSLGLIKSTVSWARTAITSGIVFVVCVFLYYMFAPWNLIGRTDPIGTEAGYDVVAAHTLAQVQATGATWVATTDYRTYAMLRWMLRGRVPVIEVNERGRFQGFADPGISSIRDHVGIYVGREPENNLALWSETSAVRQPLERVTRSWRGMVMDTYALEKISGWIPDLSPPSDTTFFRWRVLAFSFSPRAGRRSG from the coding sequence ATGACCGCGATGCGGCTGGTCTATGCCCATGCGCTCGATCTGCGCACCGACGAGGCCTATTACTGGACCTGGTCGACGGAAAACGTGCTGTCCTTCCTCGACCATCCCCCGATGGTCGCCTGGTTCATCCGTTTTGGCACAGCGATCCTCGGCGACACCAATCTTGGCGTCCGCCTCGGTGGCATCGTGGCGATGCTGGCCACCCAGCTCCTGCTCGCCGACATCGTCCGCCGCGTGACGTCAAACAATGTCCGTGCCGTGATGCTAGCGCTGCTGCTGCCGGAGGCCGCGCTTTATTACGGGTTGTTAATGGCCAAGGTCGCGCCCGACACGGCGCTGATCCCGTTTTCGGTTGCAATGTTGTGGTCGCTGGTGCGGCTCGCGCAAAGCAATGACGGGCGCTGGTGGCTCGCCGCAGGGCTGTTCGCCGGGCTGTCGCTGCTGTCGAAATTCACCGCGATCATGTTCGCGCCGGCGGTGCTCGCCTTTGCGCTCGTGCCGGACTGGCGCTGGCGCTGGCTGCGCAGTCCGTATCCCTACCTCGCTGCGCTGATCGCGATCGTCGTATTCGCGCCGGTGTTGATCTGGAATGCGGAGCATGACTGGGCCTCGTTCCGCTTCCAGGCGGTGCGCGCCACCGCCGAGCGCGCCTTCACGCTGCGCACGCTCGGCGAGTTCATCGGCATGCAGTTCGGCCTGGTCGGCTTCGTGCTGCTGCCGGTAACGCTGTTCGGGACAGTGCTGACGGCATGGCGCGGCTATAGCAGGCGCGAGCCGGTCGCGATCCTGCTTGCAACCGCGGTGCTGGTGCCGTTCGTCTATTTCCTCTGGAAGTCACTGACCTTGCGGGTCGGCGACACCTGGCCGATGTTCCTGTGGCCGGCGGGCTTTGCGGCGCTCGCCATCAATGTCACGCGGATGCCGTTCGAGGGCTGGTCGCTCGGGCTCATCAAATCGACCGTCTCCTGGGCGCGGACTGCGATCACATCGGGCATCGTCTTCGTCGTCTGCGTCTTCCTCTATTACATGTTCGCGCCGTGGAATCTGATCGGCCGCACCGATCCGATCGGCACCGAGGCGGGCTATGATGTAGTGGCCGCGCATACCCTGGCGCAGGTGCAGGCGACCGGCGCGACTTGGGTCGCGACCACGGATTATCGCACCTATGCGATGCTGCGCTGGATGCTGCGCGGGCGGGTGCCGGTGATTGAGGTCAATGAGCGCGGCCGCTTCCAGGGCTTTGCCGATCCCGGCATCAGCTCGATCAGGGATCACGTCGGCATCTATGTCGGGCGCGAGCCCGAGAACAACCTCGCGCTATGGAGCGAGACATCAGCGGTGCGCCAGCCGCTGGAGCGCGTGACGCGGAGCTGGCGCGGCATGGTGATGGACACCTATGCGCTGGAGAAGATCAGCGGCTGGATACCCGATCTGTCGCCGCCGTCGGACACCACGTTCTTCCGCTGGCGGGTGCTGGCCTTCTCCTTCTCCCCGCGTGCGGGGAGAAGGTCGGGATGA
- a CDS encoding molybdopterin-dependent oxidoreductase, with amino-acid sequence MLDRRDLMKRAGLAALVTGLGSRGAFALDTVTLPFGNGERPLVRYPQKRPMIGLTARPPQLETPFAVFNDGPLTPNNAFFVRYHLAGVPYDLDPDKFALEIKGKVDKPLKLSLKEIRKLKATELVAVNQCSGNSRGFFNPRVAGGQLGNGTMGCARWHGVPLKTVLDMAGVQAGAKQVTFNGMDGPVMDTTPDFVKALDIDHARDGEVMLAWGMNGEDLPFLNGFPLRLVVPGYYGTYWVKHLNEITVIDNVFEGFWMKSAYRIPDTPNNAVEPGTAPKATIPINRFTVRSFITSVADGAKLKAGHTTLRGIAFDGGKGIKEVAVSIDGGKSWTPAKLGKDLGKYAFREWKLKVALPAGPSDLKVRATNNAGDTQPMDPLWNPAGYLRNVVETVRVTAA; translated from the coding sequence ATGCTCGATCGACGAGACTTGATGAAGCGCGCCGGATTGGCCGCTTTGGTGACGGGGTTGGGATCAAGGGGCGCATTCGCCCTCGACACCGTGACGCTGCCTTTCGGCAATGGCGAACGGCCGCTGGTGCGCTACCCGCAGAAGCGCCCGATGATCGGCCTGACCGCCCGGCCGCCGCAGCTGGAAACGCCCTTTGCGGTCTTCAACGACGGCCCGCTCACGCCGAACAACGCGTTCTTCGTCCGCTACCACCTCGCCGGCGTCCCCTACGATCTCGATCCGGATAAGTTCGCGCTCGAGATCAAGGGCAAGGTCGACAAGCCGCTGAAGCTCTCGCTGAAGGAGATCCGGAAGCTCAAAGCCACCGAGCTCGTCGCCGTCAACCAGTGCTCCGGCAACAGCCGCGGCTTCTTCAACCCGCGCGTCGCCGGCGGCCAGCTCGGCAACGGCACGATGGGCTGCGCGCGCTGGCACGGCGTGCCGCTGAAGACCGTGCTCGACATGGCCGGCGTGCAGGCCGGCGCCAAGCAGGTCACCTTCAATGGCATGGACGGTCCGGTGATGGACACGACACCTGACTTCGTGAAGGCGCTCGACATCGACCATGCACGCGACGGCGAGGTGATGCTGGCCTGGGGCATGAACGGCGAGGACCTGCCATTCCTCAACGGCTTCCCGCTCCGCCTCGTGGTGCCCGGCTATTACGGCACCTATTGGGTCAAGCACCTCAACGAGATCACCGTGATCGACAACGTCTTCGAGGGCTTCTGGATGAAGTCGGCCTACCGGATTCCGGACACGCCGAACAATGCGGTCGAGCCCGGCACCGCACCAAAGGCGACGATCCCGATCAACCGCTTCACGGTGCGCTCGTTCATCACCAGCGTTGCCGACGGCGCCAAGCTGAAGGCCGGCCACACCACGCTGCGCGGCATCGCCTTCGACGGCGGCAAGGGCATCAAGGAGGTCGCGGTCTCGATCGACGGCGGCAAGAGCTGGACGCCGGCCAAGCTCGGCAAGGATCTCGGCAAATACGCCTTCCGCGAATGGAAGCTGAAGGTGGCGCTCCCGGCGGGCCCCTCGGACCTGAAGGTGCGCGCCACCAACAATGCCGGCGACACCCAGCCGATGGATCCGTTGTGGAATCCCGCCGGCTATCTGCGCAACGTCGTCGAAACCGTGCGCGTCACCGCGGCGTGA
- a CDS encoding adenylate/guanylate cyclase domain-containing protein: MNHMASPSRERLQEMARGVGQRQVRLVTGAIMFAYLISHFLNHALGNISTEAMAIGVHYHTEFWQFLPVAIVFYTACLVHTGLGIWALYQRREFHWKAIEPLQLTLGLSIPMLIVAHVVGVRLGKTLYGHEKLYPQELYTFFIASPNRLWLMLAVLLIAWVHGCIGLYFWLRLRAFFTRAAPFLLATAVLIPTLAILGIYQAGRATIADYQDSDWRREELSVQKLGTAAQGTTLEKITDDLTIGYLGLLGLVLLARGARALLERRGGMIALSYGNGRTLRVPKGLSVLEASLRYNVPHASVCGGRARCSTCRIRIIGDHAALPEPSPREAFVLHRVGTDDPSIRLACQLRPTTDLAFFQLFLPHTMSANAHAANPTRVGQERYLVSMFVDMRGSTQLAEKRLPFDTVFIVNRFLGAVSQAVLEAGGRPNQFIGDGMLALFGLTTDRQVACRQALRAATLIAANIDELNQFLSHDLREPIRFGIGIHGGEVIVGDIGYRDHMVFTALGDAVNVAARLQDMTKALACEAVISDEVRVTAGLADDALPAQEVAIRGRNEPMTVRTVEATRVLSALVDDRHAVAA; the protein is encoded by the coding sequence ATGAATCACATGGCCTCCCCCTCGCGCGAGCGTTTGCAGGAAATGGCCCGCGGCGTCGGCCAGCGGCAGGTTCGCCTGGTCACGGGGGCGATCATGTTCGCCTACCTGATCAGTCATTTCCTCAACCACGCGCTCGGCAATATCTCGACCGAGGCGATGGCGATCGGGGTGCATTACCACACCGAATTCTGGCAGTTCCTGCCGGTCGCGATCGTGTTCTACACCGCCTGCCTGGTGCATACCGGGCTCGGGATCTGGGCGCTGTATCAGCGCCGCGAGTTCCACTGGAAGGCGATCGAGCCGCTGCAGCTCACGCTTGGCCTCAGTATCCCGATGCTGATCGTCGCGCACGTCGTCGGTGTGCGGCTTGGCAAGACCCTGTACGGACACGAGAAGCTCTACCCGCAGGAGCTGTACACGTTCTTCATCGCCTCGCCGAACCGGCTGTGGCTGATGCTGGCGGTACTGCTGATCGCCTGGGTGCATGGCTGCATCGGCCTGTATTTCTGGCTGCGGCTGCGTGCGTTCTTTACGCGCGCTGCGCCGTTCCTGCTCGCCACGGCCGTGCTGATCCCGACGCTGGCGATACTCGGCATCTATCAGGCCGGCCGCGCCACCATCGCCGACTACCAGGATTCCGACTGGCGGCGCGAGGAGCTCTCGGTGCAGAAGCTCGGGACGGCGGCCCAAGGAACCACGCTCGAGAAGATCACGGATGACCTGACGATCGGCTATCTCGGCCTGCTCGGCCTCGTGCTGCTGGCGCGCGGCGCGCGTGCTCTGCTGGAACGCCGCGGCGGCATGATCGCGCTGTCCTATGGCAACGGCCGCACGCTGCGGGTGCCGAAGGGATTGAGCGTGCTGGAAGCGAGCCTGCGCTACAACGTGCCGCATGCGAGCGTCTGCGGCGGCCGTGCGCGCTGCTCGACCTGCCGCATCCGCATCATCGGCGATCACGCCGCCCTCCCCGAGCCTTCCCCGCGCGAAGCCTTCGTGCTGCACCGGGTCGGTACCGACGATCCGTCGATCCGGCTGGCCTGCCAGTTGCGGCCGACCACCGACCTGGCCTTCTTTCAGCTGTTCCTGCCGCACACGATGTCGGCGAACGCGCACGCCGCCAATCCGACACGGGTCGGCCAGGAGCGTTATCTCGTCAGCATGTTCGTCGACATGCGCGGCTCGACGCAGCTTGCCGAGAAGCGGCTGCCGTTCGACACCGTGTTCATCGTCAACCGCTTCCTCGGCGCGGTGTCGCAGGCGGTGCTGGAAGCCGGCGGACGGCCCAACCAGTTCATCGGCGACGGCATGCTGGCGCTGTTCGGGCTCACCACCGACCGGCAGGTGGCCTGCCGCCAGGCGCTGCGCGCGGCGACGCTGATCGCAGCCAATATCGACGAGCTGAACCAGTTTCTCAGCCACGATTTGCGTGAGCCGATCCGCTTCGGCATCGGCATCCATGGCGGCGAGGTGATCGTCGGCGACATCGGCTATCGCGACCACATGGTGTTCACCGCGCTCGGCGATGCCGTCAACGTCGCGGCACGGCTGCAGGACATGACGAAAGCGCTGGCCTGCGAGGCAGTCATCTCCGACGAGGTGCGCGTCACCGCCGGGCTCGCCGACGATGCCCTGCCGGCGCAGGAGGTCGCGATCCGCGGCCGCAACGAGCCGATGACCGTGCGCACCGTCGAGGCGACGCGCGTCCTGTCCGCGCTGGTCGATGACCGGCACGCCGTCGCGGCCTGA
- a CDS encoding SDR family oxidoreductase yields the protein MQVAGKVVVVTGGGNGIGKALCEAFHAAGASKVVVVDLDHAAAEQVAASVGGAAFKCDVGQEKNILHVIDETERMFGPIALFCSNAGIGGGFDPLSKNAGGTSDEPWSRSWAIHVMAHVYAARHLVPRMKARGGGYFLNTISAAGLLSQVGSPAYSTTKHAAVGFAENLAISHRADNIKVSILCPQGVDTKMLRSIPRGPQSGDGDLSAAQVAQDALKGIEQETFLILPHPQVLGYMRKKTENYDRWIGGMAKIQAKMRESHGE from the coding sequence ATGCAGGTGGCAGGTAAAGTCGTGGTGGTCACCGGCGGTGGCAATGGCATCGGCAAGGCGCTGTGCGAGGCGTTCCACGCCGCGGGCGCATCCAAGGTCGTGGTGGTCGACCTCGATCATGCAGCGGCCGAGCAGGTCGCGGCCTCGGTCGGCGGCGCCGCGTTCAAGTGCGATGTCGGGCAGGAGAAGAACATCCTGCACGTGATCGACGAGACCGAGCGCATGTTCGGTCCGATTGCGCTGTTCTGCTCCAACGCCGGCATCGGCGGCGGCTTCGATCCGCTGTCGAAAAATGCCGGCGGCACCTCGGACGAGCCGTGGTCGCGGAGCTGGGCGATCCATGTGATGGCGCATGTCTATGCCGCACGGCATCTGGTGCCGCGCATGAAGGCTCGCGGCGGCGGCTACTTCCTCAACACGATCTCTGCCGCGGGTCTGCTGTCGCAGGTCGGCAGCCCGGCCTATTCGACCACCAAGCACGCCGCGGTCGGCTTTGCGGAAAACCTCGCGATCTCGCACCGCGCCGACAACATCAAGGTCTCGATCCTCTGCCCGCAGGGCGTCGATACCAAGATGCTGCGCTCGATCCCGAGGGGTCCGCAATCCGGCGACGGCGATCTCTCCGCCGCGCAGGTCGCGCAGGATGCGCTCAAGGGCATCGAGCAGGAGACCTTCCTGATCCTGCCGCACCCGCAGGTGCTCGGCTACATGCGCAAGAAGACCGAGAACTACGACCGCTGGATCGGCGGCATGGCAAAGATCCAGGCCAAGATGCGGGAAAGCCACGGGGAGTGA
- the trhA gene encoding PAQR family membrane homeostasis protein TrhA, with protein MTVFRLKQISTSIHAAGAALWNYDRAELIADGVVHLVGVCFGLVAATALIVLTAVYAGPFDIAVVSVYVAGLLAMLTLSATYNLWPVSRAKWILRRFDHSAIYLLIAATYTPFIVELKDSTFAIALLVGVWCVAIVGIWLKLAYPGRFDRLAVGLYLAMGWSGIMLYDAVVKALPAKALGFVLAGGILYSFGVIFHSWRRLRFQNAIWHGFVLLGAACHYTAVFDVVLAS; from the coding sequence ATGACGGTCTTTCGCCTGAAGCAAATCTCGACCTCGATCCACGCGGCCGGCGCCGCGCTGTGGAACTACGACCGTGCCGAACTGATCGCCGACGGCGTCGTTCATCTCGTCGGCGTCTGTTTCGGGCTGGTTGCCGCCACCGCGCTGATCGTGCTGACCGCGGTCTATGCCGGTCCGTTCGATATTGCGGTGGTCTCGGTCTATGTCGCGGGCCTGCTCGCGATGCTGACGTTGTCGGCGACCTATAATCTCTGGCCGGTCTCGCGCGCCAAATGGATCCTCCGGCGCTTCGATCACTCCGCGATCTATTTGTTGATCGCCGCGACCTATACGCCGTTCATCGTGGAACTGAAGGACAGCACGTTCGCCATCGCGCTGCTGGTCGGCGTGTGGTGCGTGGCGATCGTCGGGATCTGGCTGAAGCTCGCCTATCCCGGCCGCTTCGACCGGCTCGCGGTCGGGCTTTATCTTGCGATGGGCTGGAGCGGCATCATGCTCTACGACGCCGTCGTCAAGGCATTGCCGGCGAAGGCGCTCGGCTTCGTGCTGGCGGGCGGCATTCTCTACAGCTTCGGGGTGATCTTTCACTCCTGGCGGCGGCTGCGCTTCCAGAACGCGATCTGGCACGGCTTCGTGCTGCTCGGGGCCGCCTGCCATTATACGGCGGTGTTCGACGTCGTGCTTGCGAGCTGA
- a CDS encoding c-type cytochrome — MTSKLLPSLAAIAMLTIGTAIAAPVNYTLPEETATFKPGPNLDVVQNNCTACHSADYIKTQPQGEKFKKDFWQAEVTKMIKVYGAPIDQADVGKIVEYLSATY; from the coding sequence ATGACCAGCAAGCTGCTTCCCTCCCTCGCCGCGATCGCCATGCTGACGATCGGCACCGCTATTGCCGCGCCGGTCAACTACACGCTTCCCGAGGAGACTGCGACCTTCAAGCCCGGTCCTAATCTCGACGTGGTGCAGAACAACTGCACCGCCTGCCACTCGGCCGACTACATCAAGACCCAGCCGCAGGGCGAGAAGTTCAAGAAGGACTTCTGGCAAGCCGAGGTGACCAAGATGATCAAGGTCTACGGCGCACCAATCGACCAGGCCGACGTCGGCAAGATCGTCGAGTATCTTTCCGCGACCTATTGA
- a CDS encoding Lrp/AsnC ligand binding domain-containing protein gives MTDIDKIDRKILSILQGDGRIANVELAERIGLSPTSVGERLKRLQRDGFVEGYGARLNPHRLGLGLLVFVEVLLDKTTPDVFEKFARAVQTAPEVLECHMVAGGFDYLVKARVANMTAYRRFLGETLLALPGVRETRTYAVMEEVKRDAPLPVG, from the coding sequence ATGACAGACATAGATAAGATCGACCGCAAAATCCTCTCGATCCTGCAAGGGGATGGCCGGATTGCCAATGTGGAGCTGGCTGAGCGGATCGGCCTGTCGCCGACCTCGGTCGGCGAGCGGCTGAAGCGGCTGCAGCGCGATGGTTTCGTCGAAGGCTATGGCGCGCGGCTCAATCCGCACCGGCTCGGGCTCGGCCTCCTGGTGTTTGTCGAGGTGCTGCTCGACAAGACCACGCCCGACGTATTCGAGAAGTTCGCCAGGGCCGTCCAGACCGCGCCGGAAGTGCTGGAGTGTCACATGGTGGCCGGCGGCTTCGACTATCTGGTCAAGGCGCGCGTCGCCAACATGACCGCCTATCGCAGGTTTCTCGGCGAGACCCTGCTGGCGCTGCCGGGCGTGCGCGAGACGCGAACCTACGCGGTGATGGAGGAAGTCAAGCGCGACGCGCCGCTGCCGGTCGGCTGA
- a CDS encoding YcjF family protein translates to MNEKTPPRRPATFKLDDPSVVVMDPDDNSRLSRGTIQIVPEAEPAQLPVPVDTPLLPARRGFRWGTLFWSAVAGLVVLGTGLGVINLVEDLFARNEGLGVLGLGLAVIATVALAVVTTRELVGLARLATIEKLHLRAAEVLINDDRTASRAVVAELLKLAHQTPQLARARSALQSHTDDIIDGADMIRLAERELMAPLDEEARRLVSTAAQRVSVVTAVSPRAMIDVLFVFVASLRMIRQLARLYGGRPGALGMIRLLRHVIAHLAITGGMAASDSLIQQMLGHGIAAKLSQRLGEGMLNGLLTARLGLAAIDVTRPLPFNALPRPALTDLAKDLIRKREEEE, encoded by the coding sequence ATGAACGAGAAGACGCCCCCGCGGCGGCCGGCGACGTTCAAGCTCGACGATCCCAGCGTGGTCGTGATGGATCCCGACGACAACAGCCGCCTCAGCCGCGGCACGATCCAGATCGTCCCCGAAGCCGAGCCCGCGCAGCTCCCGGTGCCGGTCGATACGCCGCTGCTGCCGGCGCGCCGCGGCTTCCGCTGGGGCACGCTGTTCTGGAGCGCGGTTGCGGGCCTTGTGGTGCTCGGCACCGGGCTTGGCGTGATCAACCTGGTCGAGGATCTGTTCGCGCGCAACGAAGGCCTCGGTGTCCTCGGGCTCGGGCTCGCCGTCATCGCCACGGTGGCGCTGGCCGTCGTGACCACGCGCGAGCTGGTCGGCCTGGCGCGGCTGGCGACTATCGAGAAGCTGCATCTGCGCGCCGCGGAAGTGCTGATCAACGACGACCGCACCGCGAGCCGGGCTGTTGTCGCCGAGCTGCTCAAGCTCGCGCACCAGACCCCGCAGCTCGCCCGCGCCCGCAGCGCGTTGCAGAGCCACACCGACGACATCATCGACGGCGCCGACATGATCCGCCTCGCCGAGCGCGAACTGATGGCGCCGCTCGACGAGGAGGCGCGGAGGCTGGTGTCGACGGCCGCGCAGCGCGTCTCCGTCGTCACCGCGGTCAGCCCGCGCGCGATGATCGACGTACTGTTCGTGTTCGTGGCGAGCTTGCGGATGATCCGCCAGCTGGCGCGGCTCTATGGCGGTCGGCCCGGCGCGCTCGGCATGATCCGCCTGCTGCGCCATGTCATTGCGCATCTGGCGATCACCGGCGGCATGGCCGCGAGCGACAGCCTGATCCAGCAGATGCTCGGCCACGGCATCGCGGCCAAACTGTCACAACGCCTCGGCGAAGGCATGCTCAACGGCCTGTTGACCGCCCGCCTCGGCCTCGCCGCGATCGACGTCACCCGCCCGCTCCCCTTCAACGCCCTGCCGCGTCCGGCACTGACCGATCTGGCGAAGGACCTGATCCGCAAGCGCGAGGAAGAGGAATGA
- a CDS encoding YcjX family protein gives MPPRFSDIVEEARLSARALLDYSEGLFKPTVRLGVTGLSRAGKTVFITALVHGLTRGGRFPVFEAYTSGRIARAYLAPQPDDAVPRFAYENHVRTLIEERTWPSSTTDISELRLVIEYQRQNGADRTLTLDIVDYPGEWLLDLPLLNKSYEQWSAESLALSREPLRAKLAAPWHAHLATLKPEAKEDEQAARTEARLFTDYLRACRDERFAMSLLPPGRFLMPGNLADTPALTFAPLDVPVDGSAPDGSLWAMMRRRYEAYKDVVVRPFFRDHFARLDRQIVLADALAAFNAGPEALHDLEAALAGILDCFRIGRGTILSALFRPRIDRILFAATKADHLHHQSHDRLEAVLRRIVARATERAEYAGAAIDVVALAAVRATREAQVARGRDRLPSILGTPAPGEVANGGTLDGETEVATFPGDLPDNPEELFNGGFRGLSSAGAEAADYRFLRFRPPKLERGGDAEPALPHIRLDRALQFLIGDKLQ, from the coding sequence ATGCCCCCCCGCTTCTCTGATATCGTCGAGGAAGCGCGTCTGTCGGCGCGGGCGCTGCTCGACTATAGCGAGGGCCTTTTCAAGCCGACGGTGCGGCTCGGCGTCACCGGCCTGTCGCGGGCCGGCAAGACCGTGTTCATCACCGCGCTGGTACACGGGCTGACCCGTGGCGGCCGCTTCCCCGTGTTCGAGGCCTATACCTCGGGGCGGATCGCGCGCGCCTATCTCGCCCCGCAGCCCGACGATGCGGTGCCGCGCTTCGCCTACGAGAACCATGTCCGCACTCTGATCGAGGAGCGGACCTGGCCGAGCTCGACCACTGACATCTCCGAGCTTCGCCTCGTGATCGAGTATCAGCGGCAAAATGGCGCGGACCGCACGCTGACCCTCGACATCGTCGACTATCCCGGCGAGTGGCTGCTCGACCTGCCACTGCTGAACAAGAGCTACGAGCAATGGTCGGCGGAGAGCCTTGCATTGTCGCGCGAGCCGTTGCGCGCAAAATTGGCGGCGCCATGGCACGCCCATCTCGCAACGCTGAAGCCCGAGGCCAAAGAGGACGAGCAGGCCGCGCGCACCGAAGCAAGATTGTTCACCGATTATCTGCGCGCCTGCCGCGACGAGCGTTTCGCGATGAGCTTGCTGCCGCCCGGGCGCTTCCTGATGCCGGGCAACCTCGCCGATACGCCGGCGCTGACCTTTGCGCCGCTCGACGTGCCCGTGGACGGCAGCGCGCCCGACGGCTCGCTATGGGCGATGATGCGGCGGCGCTACGAGGCCTACAAGGACGTCGTGGTGCGGCCGTTCTTCCGCGACCACTTCGCGCGGCTCGATCGCCAGATCGTGTTGGCCGATGCGCTGGCCGCATTCAATGCCGGCCCCGAGGCACTGCACGATCTCGAGGCGGCGCTCGCCGGCATCCTCGACTGCTTCCGGATCGGCCGCGGCACGATCCTGAGCGCGCTGTTCCGGCCGCGCATCGACCGCATCCTGTTCGCGGCGACCAAGGCCGATCATCTGCACCACCAGAGCCACGACCGGCTGGAAGCCGTGCTGCGGCGGATCGTGGCCAGGGCCACCGAGCGCGCCGAATATGCCGGCGCTGCCATCGACGTGGTGGCGCTCGCCGCGGTGCGCGCCACGCGCGAAGCGCAGGTCGCACGCGGCCGTGACCGGCTGCCATCGATCCTCGGCACGCCGGCGCCGGGCGAGGTCGCCAATGGCGGGACGTTGGATGGCGAAACTGAAGTTGCGACCTTTCCGGGCGACCTGCCCGACAATCCGGAGGAGCTGTTCAACGGCGGATTCCGCGGCCTCTCGAGCGCCGGCGCCGAGGCCGCCGATTATCGTTTCCTGCGCTTCCGGCCGCCGAAGCTGGAACGAGGCGGCGATGCGGAGCCGGCGCTGCCTCACATCCGCCTTGACCGCGCCCTCCAGTTCCTGATCGGAGACAAACTGCAATGA
- a CDS encoding cold-shock protein, which yields MPKGTVKWFNPTKGYGFIQPATGGKDIFVHISAVQKAGLQSLNEGQSVEYEEIANRGKTSAENLKV from the coding sequence ATGCCCAAAGGTACAGTGAAGTGGTTCAACCCGACCAAGGGTTATGGATTCATCCAGCCCGCTACAGGCGGCAAGGACATTTTCGTTCATATTTCAGCAGTTCAGAAGGCCGGTCTTCAGAGCCTCAACGAAGGCCAGTCTGTTGAATACGAAGAGATTGCCAATCGCGGCAAGACGTCAGCCGAGAACCTCAAGGTCTAG